From a region of the Sesamum indicum cultivar Zhongzhi No. 13 linkage group LG3, S_indicum_v1.0, whole genome shotgun sequence genome:
- the LOC105157106 gene encoding uncharacterized protein LOC105157106: protein MEKQLQMNMSGLEMNSGAAFQVKTQNFKKKSLVDKKHIFCEHCQRLGHSKDTCFKLHGVPDWYKEMLDQKKKTGGRGRDFIVAAASEQGSVKSEGISNITDIIRTEMKRMIHDKMPLDPLKVNFAQLDNFAGTSMNSTCIVSGSWIIDSGATSHICGDIHLFQSFTTPTHPLTIHLPNGQTQAVSHIGSVALSPEITLSHDLRSKRIMATGELIENLYVLSSVSRSNFSVPISIDCNADSYAATSPPYKEPTNSGCHYFLTIVDDFSRSTWIFFMRYKSQCLEMFQNVYKLVFTQFNKRIQSLRTDNGSEFLSSQFQSFLRDSGIVHQRSCAYTPQQNGVVERKCRFLLDITRSIMFQSSFPRHFWGDAILSATYLINRFPTAVLGWKSPYEILYNEPPSYTHLKTIGCLCFAIKSNPNQSKFDKRASKCVLLGYPPGQKAYRLLDLDSNTIFVSRNITFHEDVFPFAQSPSTVPAVPLAAIPLDADTDTVVPSPHLPPTTSASSPTSDIASPSFVPVRRSQRTHTKPAWLSDFVYHLSTDSLPPTIIDFSSTYLEFVASLSVLQEPRNYKEASASP from the exons ATGGAGAAACAGTTGCAAATGAACATGAGCGGCTTGGAAATGAATAGTGGCGCCGCATTTCAAGTCAAAACACAGAATTTTAAGAAGAAATCCTTGGTAGATAAGAAACACATTTTCTGTGAACATTGTCAAAGATTAGGCCACTCCAAGGATACTTGCTTCAAACTCCATGGAGTGCCTGATTGGTACAAGGAGATGTTGgatcaaaaaaagaaaacagggGGTAGGGGGCGCGATTTTATTGTTGCAGCAGCCAGTGAGCAAGGTTCTGTGAAGTCAGAAGGGATTTCTAATATCACTGATATTATTCGaacagaaatgaaaagaatgaTACATGATAAGATGCCTCTTGATCCCTTGAAAGTAAATTTTGCTCAATTGGATAATTTTGCAGGTACTAGTATGAACTCTACTTGTATTGTTTCTGGTTCTTGGATTATTGATAGTGGGGCGACAAGCCACATTTGTGgagatattcatttatttcaatcCTTCACTACACCTACACATCCTCTCACCATACACTTACCAAATGGACAGACACAAGCAGTTTCACATATAGGATCAGTTGCACTTTCACCTGAAATTACTCTATCTCAT GACCTGAGGAGTAAAAGGATCATGGCCACAGGAGAACTCATAGAGAATTTATATGTTCTATCCTCTGTATCAAGAAGCAACTTTTCTGTCCCAATTAGTATTGATTGTAATGCTGATTCATATGCTGCT ACATCCCCACCTTACAAAGAGCCCACTAATTCTGGTTGTCATTATTTCTTAACAATCGTAGACGATTTTAGTAGGTCTACATGGATTTTCTTCATGAGATACAAGAGTCAATGTCTAGAAATGTTTCAGAATGTCTATAAACTTGTTTTCACCCAATTCAACAAACGTATCCAATCACTTCGAACCGATAATGGGTCCGAATTTTTGAGTTCACAATTCCAATCCTTCCTTCGTGACTCCGGCATTGTTCATCAACGTAGTTGTGCTTATACTCCACAGCAAAACGGAGTTGTAGAACGAAAATGTAGGTTTCTTCTTGACATCACTAGGTCTATCATGTTTCAATCGTCTTTTCCTCGACATTTTTGGGGCGATGCCATCCTCTCAGCCACTTATCTAATCAATAGGTTTCCCACAGCTGTCCTAGGATGGAAATCCCCATATGAAATACTATATAATGAGCCTCCTTCCTACACTCATCTTAAGACCATAGGCTGCCTCTGTTTTGCGATCAAGTCCAATCCTAATCAatctaaatttgataaaagagCTTCTAAATGTGTTCTACTTGGGTATCCTCCTGGTCAGAAGGCCTATAGGCTTCTTGATCTTGACTCCAACACGATTTTTGTTTCCAGAAATATTACGTTCCATGAGgatgtttttccttttgctcAGTCCCCTTCAACTGTTCCTGCTGTTCCTTTAGCTGCAATTCCCTTAGATGCTGACACAGACACTGTTGTTCCTTCTCCTCATTTACCTCCTACTACTTCTGCTTCCTCACCAACTTCTGACATTGCATCTCCTTCCTTTGTTCCTGTTCGAAGATCACAAAGAACTCACACTAAGCCTGCCTGGCTTTCTGATTTTGTTTATCACTTGAGCACTGATTCCTTACCCCCTACCATCATCGATTTTAGCTCCACATATTTGGAATTTGTTGCCTCCCTATCTGTTTTGCAGGAACCACGCAATTACAAGGAGGCTTCTGCTAGTCCTTAG
- the LOC110011667 gene encoding uncharacterized protein LOC110011667 → MHASDDDLLDDPEPFRRLVGRLLYLSFTRPDISHGVQQLSQFLQRPCRSHWAAATHLVRYLKGSSTKGLFFPMLNSLQLKAFCDADWAACPDTQRSLSGFCIFLGPAFISWKTKKQCTVSRSSAEAEYRSMAAATCELKWISFLLRDFGIALDGPIPFHCDNQAALHIMANPVFHERTKHLDIDCHIVRNCYKEGFLEPVFVRSNVQLADLFTKSLSSSQFSSLIGILVELQTVTGKEDACFL, encoded by the exons atgcatgCCAGTGATGATGATCTCCTTGATGATCCAGAGCCTTTCCGTCGTTTGGTGGGTCGCCTTCTTTATCTCAGCTTCACTCGTCCTGACATCTCTCACGGAGTTCAGCAATTAAGCCAATTCCTCCAACGTCCTTGCCGTTCCCATTGGGCTGCTGCCACTCATTTAGTTCGATATTTGAAAGGTTCTTCTACTAAAGGtcttttttttcctatgtTGAATTCTCTTCAACTTAAGGCGTTTTGTGATGCGGATTGGGCTGCTTGCCCCGACACTCAGCGTTCTCTATCTGGCTTCTGCATTTTTCTTGGTCCAGCTTTTATTTCTTGGAAAACCAAGAAGCAATGCACTGTCTCTCGTTCTTCGGCCGAGGCGGAGTATCGCAGCATGGCTGCTGCAACTTGTGAGTTGAAGTGGATCTCTTTTTTGCTTCGAGATTTTGGCATTGCCTTGGATGGTCCCATTCCTTTTCATTGCGACAATCAGGCCGCTCTACATATTATGGCTAATCCCGTGTTTCACGAGCGTACCAAACATTTGGATATCGATTGCCATATCGTTCGCAATTGTTACAAGGAAGGCTTTCTTGAACCTGTTTTTGTCCGCAGTAATGTGCAACTAGCAGATTTATTCACTAAATCTTTGTCTTCCTCTCAATTCTCTAGCTTG ATTGGGATCCTAGTTGAGCTACAGACAGTCACAGGCAAAGAAGACGCGTGTTTCTTGTGA